The following proteins are encoded in a genomic region of Ostrea edulis chromosome 7, xbOstEdul1.1, whole genome shotgun sequence:
- the LOC125655942 gene encoding fibrinogen-like protein 1, with translation MASRVSTLLVYAYIVCNVYDTSGLHNVQWGTQLTGRLIDVVAGVSFLDCIKECQSRKRCLSVNYRRGTLFCELNSVALNSAHANVESTSVYSGMQSWEKILEDPCADTPCGDQQKCTSPSAGDVNKYSCQMIDCGPVDTSNNPDLVEIKGVGYPTIGVGSRRGFRCEGFLNSKIIGYIQCLPDGVWSTQKLQCVCDCRGFSSMMDGTTTINDIPNIPYTMTLSHEWLIIQRRCGGTESFSRTWNEYKKGFGSYESDFWIGNEIMHQLATDGFKVLRVEMMDYNGQMYFAQYTNLQIDSETDNYKIHLHDGEYSGNFSDELLYHNHMEFTTMDRDNDNHEDNCAEIFRNGWWYNHCFHVNLNGLGNDRTKYGIRWRDDNNGYTHMKFVRMMIRRP, from the exons ATGGCGAGCAGGGTATCTACTTTGCTAGTGTATGCATACATCGTTTGCAATGTCTACGATACGAGTGGACTGCACAATGTACAGTGGGGGACACAACTGACTGGCAGACTGATCGACGTGGTTGCTGGGGTCAGTTTCCTGGACTGTATAAAGGAGTGTCAGTCTCGGAAACGATGTTTATCAGTCAATTACAGAAGAGGAACCTTGTTTTGTGAATTGAATTCTGTAGCATTGAACTCTGCTCATGCCAATGTAGAATCAACATCTGTATATTCAGGCATGCAGTCATGGGAAAAG attttGGAGGATCCATGTGCGGACACTCCATGTGGTGATCAACAGAAATGTACCTCACCATCCGCTGGGGACGTTAACAAGTATTCCTGTCAAATGATAG ACTGTGGACCAGTGGATACATCAAACAACCCTGACCTCGTTGAAATAAAAGGCGTTGGTTACCCGACAATAGGAGTGGGATCCAGGAGAGGGTTTCGTTGTGAGGGTTTCCTAAACAGCAAAATTATTGGCTACATCCAGTGTCTTCCAGATGGTGTTTGGTCCACCCAAAAACTGCAATGTG TTTGTGATTGCCGTGGATTTTCCTCCATGATGGATGGTACTACCACCATTAACGATATACCCAACATCCCCTACACAATGACACTTTCTCATGAATGGCTG ATTATCCAACGACGATGTGGTGGAACAGAGAGTTTTTCTCGAACTTGGAACGAATATAAGAAAGGATTTGGTTCCTATGAGTCAGACTTTTGGATAG GGAATGAAATCATGCACCAGCTGGCGACTGATGGATTTAAAGTACTACGTGTGGAAATGATGGACTACAATGGACAAATGTATTTTGCACAATACACCAATTTACAGATTGATAGTGAAACTGATAACTACAAGATACATCTCCATGATGGCGAATATTCAGGCAACTTTT CTGACGAACTTTTGTATCACAACCACATGGAGTTCACAACAATGGATCGAGATAATGACAACCACGAGGACAACTGTGCAGAAATATTCAGAAATGGCTGGTGGTACAACCACTGCTTCCATGTGAATCTTAACGGATTGGGAAATGATCGGACGAAATATGGAATACGTTGGAGGGATGACAATAATGGTTATACACATATGAAATTTGTTCGGATGATGATCAGACGaccttga